In Candidatus Saccharibacteria bacterium oral taxon 488, a single window of DNA contains:
- a CDS encoding ABC transporter ATP-binding protein: protein MMTIKGVVMSDTSPMILHGLTKRFGYKLAVDNVSLELREGEVFGFLGPNGAGKSTTIRSVMDFLRPTDGWVELLGGQSVEERTALHDQVGYLAGDIALYETMTGRKLLKFLTQMGRKVDWRYVDELAGRFEVPLDRPIRQLSKGNRQKIGLIQAFMHRPKLLILDEPTSGLDPLMKQVFYDLVREVSDQGATVFVSSHDLAEVQKICHRAGFIRDGKLIAIEPIATMKHLSTHRYIVVFTKKPSLVAARKLPSITDVQRRCDEYEFTVKGDAEEFVSFIAEHKPKVLRESELELEELFMRYYEGEEAKR, encoded by the coding sequence ATGATGACTATAAAAGGAGTCGTTATGAGTGATACTTCACCGATGATATTACACGGGCTGACCAAGCGCTTTGGTTATAAACTAGCAGTCGACAATGTGTCGCTGGAGCTGCGTGAAGGTGAGGTGTTTGGGTTTCTTGGTCCAAATGGTGCGGGTAAAAGCACGACGATTCGGTCGGTGATGGATTTCTTGAGGCCGACGGATGGCTGGGTAGAGTTGCTGGGCGGACAGAGCGTTGAGGAGCGAACGGCGCTTCATGATCAGGTTGGGTATCTAGCGGGCGACATCGCGCTGTATGAAACTATGACTGGTCGGAAATTGCTGAAGTTTTTGACGCAAATGGGTCGAAAGGTTGATTGGCGCTATGTTGATGAATTGGCTGGGCGTTTTGAGGTGCCGCTGGATCGACCGATTCGTCAACTTTCCAAGGGTAATCGTCAGAAGATTGGCCTGATTCAAGCTTTTATGCACCGTCCGAAATTGCTAATTTTGGACGAGCCGACTAGCGGGCTGGATCCGCTGATGAAGCAAGTATTTTACGATTTGGTGCGCGAAGTTTCTGATCAAGGCGCTACGGTGTTTGTCAGTAGTCACGATCTGGCTGAAGTGCAAAAAATTTGTCACCGCGCTGGCTTTATTCGCGATGGAAAATTGATTGCTATTGAACCTATCGCGACCATGAAACACCTGTCGACACACCGTTACATTGTGGTATTTACTAAAAAACCGTCCCTAGTGGCAGCCAGAAAACTGCCATCCATCACCGATGTTCAACGCCGCTGCGACGAATACGAATTCACTGTCAAAGGTGACGCGGAAGAGTTTGTTTCATTCATCGCCGAACATAAACCAAAAGTCCTGCGCGAATCAGAACTAGAATTGGAAGAATTATTCATGCGGTATTATGAAGGCGAGGAGGCAAAGCGATGA
- a CDS encoding ribonucleoside triphosphate reductase — protein sequence MYKSIKKRDGRTVKFDRKKIEKAIEKAGLETGEFDAKQAVKLTDKVLAVLETRNQKRLPGVEDIQDVVEDILIDSKFKKTAKAYIIYRDQHKKLREITSNAHVDLIDKYVNNLDWKVKENSNMGYSLQGLNNYVSAEITKTYWLDKIYSPKIGRAHKEGDLHIHDLNLLSVYCVGWDLMDLLRQGFTGVKNKVASKPAKHFRSALGQVVNFFYTLQGEAAGAQAFSDFDTLLAPFIRADKLSYDEVKQALQEFVFNVNVPTRVGFQTPFTNITLDLECPKHMAGNPVIIGGEMQDTNYGDYQEEMNMLNKALLEVLSEGDANGRVFTFPIPTVNITKDFNWDNPVIENLWEASAKYGIPYFSNFINSDMDPEDARSMCCRLRIDNRQLEYRGGGLFGSNPMTGSIGVVTINLPRLALKSKNEKEFFKGLGELMDMARDSLETKRKVLEKLTDSDISLYPYTKFYLRDIKKRFNEYWKNHFSTIGLIGTNEAALNLLGVDIGTEKGKAFAEKTLDFMRDRLVEYQKETGNNYNLEATPAEGTTYRLAQIDKASFPDRAHFANGLGAAVKHPFYTNSSHLPVNYTDDLFELMDLQDNLQTKYTGGTVIHFFLGERMDDPQTLKKLVKTICENYKLPYFTFTPSFSICANHGYIVGEHPACPNCGESTEVYSRVVGFLRPVSQWNNGKQAEFDMREHYDDAAEHQRANAVAVPA from the coding sequence ATGTATAAATCAATCAAAAAACGCGACGGTCGCACAGTCAAATTTGACCGCAAAAAAATCGAGAAGGCCATTGAGAAGGCGGGCCTGGAGACCGGCGAGTTTGACGCCAAACAGGCCGTTAAATTGACTGACAAGGTGTTGGCGGTACTGGAAACTCGCAACCAAAAACGCTTGCCAGGTGTCGAAGACATCCAGGACGTCGTCGAGGATATTTTGATTGATTCCAAGTTTAAGAAAACCGCCAAGGCCTACATCATTTACCGCGACCAGCATAAAAAACTGCGTGAAATTACATCCAATGCGCACGTCGATTTGATTGATAAATACGTCAACAACTTGGATTGGAAAGTCAAAGAAAATTCCAACATGGGCTATAGTTTGCAGGGACTGAATAATTACGTTTCGGCGGAAATTACCAAGACCTACTGGCTGGATAAGATTTATTCGCCGAAAATCGGCCGGGCGCACAAAGAGGGTGATTTGCATATTCACGACCTGAACCTATTGAGTGTCTACTGCGTCGGTTGGGATCTGATGGATTTACTGCGCCAAGGTTTCACTGGCGTCAAAAACAAGGTTGCCTCCAAACCGGCTAAGCATTTCCGTTCAGCTCTTGGACAGGTGGTCAATTTCTTTTACACTTTGCAGGGCGAGGCGGCTGGTGCTCAGGCATTCTCTGACTTTGATACGCTCTTGGCGCCGTTCATTCGCGCTGATAAGCTGAGTTATGACGAGGTTAAGCAAGCGCTGCAAGAATTTGTCTTTAACGTCAATGTGCCAACGCGGGTTGGCTTCCAGACGCCGTTTACCAACATTACGCTCGATCTGGAATGCCCGAAGCACATGGCTGGCAACCCGGTGATCATCGGCGGCGAGATGCAGGATACTAACTACGGCGATTATCAGGAAGAGATGAATATGCTTAATAAGGCGCTGCTGGAGGTATTGTCTGAGGGCGACGCCAACGGCCGGGTCTTTACCTTCCCGATTCCGACAGTCAACATCACCAAAGATTTCAACTGGGATAATCCGGTCATTGAAAATCTTTGGGAAGCTAGCGCCAAATATGGTATTCCGTACTTCTCAAACTTCATCAATTCCGACATGGATCCAGAAGATGCGCGCTCGATGTGCTGCCGCCTGCGGATTGATAATCGCCAGCTGGAGTATCGCGGCGGCGGCTTGTTTGGCAGTAATCCGATGACTGGCTCGATCGGCGTAGTGACGATTAACTTACCGCGCTTGGCGCTGAAATCAAAGAACGAGAAAGAGTTTTTCAAAGGCCTGGGCGAATTGATGGACATGGCACGCGACAGTCTGGAGACCAAGCGTAAGGTGCTGGAGAAGCTGACCGATTCGGACATCAGCCTGTATCCGTACACCAAGTTTTACCTGCGCGATATCAAAAAGCGTTTCAATGAGTATTGGAAGAATCACTTCTCGACGATTGGCTTGATCGGTACGAATGAGGCAGCGCTGAATTTGCTGGGCGTCGACATTGGTACCGAAAAGGGCAAGGCTTTTGCTGAAAAGACACTTGATTTTATGCGCGATCGGCTGGTGGAATACCAGAAAGAAACGGGCAATAATTATAACCTGGAGGCGACGCCAGCCGAGGGCACGACCTACCGCTTGGCACAGATTGATAAGGCCAGCTTCCCCGACCGAGCGCACTTTGCCAATGGATTGGGCGCGGCGGTCAAACATCCGTTCTATACCAATTCCAGCCACTTGCCGGTCAACTATACTGACGACCTGTTCGAGTTGATGGATTTGCAGGATAATTTGCAAACCAAATACACGGGCGGCACGGTGATTCACTTCTTCCTCGGCGAGCGCATGGATGATCCACAAACGCTCAAGAAATTGGTCAAGACAATTTGCGAAAACTACAAATTGCCGTACTTTACCTTTACGCCGAGCTTCTCGATTTGCGCCAATCACGGTTATATCGTCGGCGAGCACCCGGCTTGCCCGAATTGCGGCGAAAGCACTGAGGTGTACTCGCGGGTGGTTGGTTTCTTGCGCCCAGTTTCCCAGTGGAATAACGGTAAGCAGGCTGAATTTGACATGAGGGAGCATTATGACGATGCCGCCGAACATCAGCGAGCCAACGCCGTCGCTGTCCCAGCTTAA
- a CDS encoding uridine kinase has translation MTNSHPLIILRGNSGCGKTSTARLLQCQLGYGTMLVSQDMVRREMLRVKDSESNPAIQLIYDLCMYGNNVGYTVILEGILSRKKYGAMLHRLLNDFQGEKLIYYFDISFEETVRRHATKPNAHEFGESEMRQWWKDQDVLDVPGEQRIGEKLAQAEIVDMIYRDILALPEGTNTSASHM, from the coding sequence ATGACGAACTCTCATCCGCTGATAATTCTTCGTGGTAATTCTGGTTGCGGTAAAACCAGCACGGCGCGCCTGCTCCAGTGTCAGCTAGGCTACGGCACGATGCTGGTGTCGCAGGATATGGTGCGGCGAGAAATGCTTCGCGTGAAAGACAGTGAAAGCAACCCGGCGATTCAGCTGATTTATGATCTGTGCATGTACGGCAATAACGTTGGTTATACGGTGATTTTGGAAGGTATTTTGAGTCGTAAAAAATACGGCGCGATGCTGCATCGGCTGCTGAATGATTTTCAGGGCGAAAAATTGATTTATTATTTTGACATATCATTTGAGGAAACGGTGCGCCGCCACGCCACTAAGCCAAACGCTCATGAATTTGGCGAATCGGAGATGCGCCAGTGGTGGAAAGATCAGGACGTTTTGGACGTGCCAGGCGAGCAGCGAATTGGCGAGAAGTTGGCTCAGGCAGAAATTGTTGATATGATTTACCGCGACATTTTGGCGTTACCAGAGGGAACAAATACTTCCGCCTCTCATATGTAA